From Pyxidicoccus xibeiensis, the proteins below share one genomic window:
- the tgt gene encoding tRNA guanosine(34) transglycosylase Tgt, whose protein sequence is MDDKQQAGQRTEKGDTRVAPGLVRFELLHEDTGTKARRGRLHTPHGPVETPIFMPVGTVGSVKGVGPDDLVTLDAQIILGNTYHLMLRPGEALVGELGGLHRFVSWNRPMLTDSGGFQVFSLSEKRKITEEGATFQSHLDGARHFLTPERSIDIQETLGADVIMAFDECPPSTEDRPYLEASLARTTRWLHRCVKAWSRERSSLFGIVQGGLHEDLRKRHAEEVCAVDLPGYALGGYSVGEAPEAMHAGVAFSAPLLPRDKPRYLMGVGTPVDLVTCVEHGVDMFDCVLPTRCARNGLLFTSEGKLVIRNAAYARDPRPVDPACNCYTCRNFSRAYLRHLFAAQELLAMRLNTIHNLAYFLGLMAEVRRAVSEDRFATFAREFRERARAQETERTRGR, encoded by the coding sequence ATGGACGACAAGCAGCAGGCAGGGCAGCGCACGGAGAAGGGCGACACGCGGGTGGCACCGGGACTGGTGCGCTTCGAGCTGCTCCACGAGGACACGGGCACCAAGGCGCGGCGGGGCCGGCTGCACACCCCCCACGGGCCCGTGGAGACGCCCATCTTCATGCCCGTGGGCACCGTGGGCAGCGTCAAGGGCGTGGGGCCGGATGACCTCGTCACACTCGACGCGCAGATCATCCTCGGCAACACCTACCACCTCATGCTCCGCCCCGGAGAGGCGCTGGTGGGAGAGCTGGGCGGCCTGCACCGCTTCGTCTCCTGGAACCGGCCCATGCTCACCGACAGCGGCGGGTTCCAGGTCTTCAGCCTCTCCGAGAAGCGGAAAATCACGGAGGAGGGGGCCACCTTCCAGTCGCACCTGGATGGCGCGCGGCACTTCCTGACGCCGGAGCGCTCCATCGACATCCAGGAGACCCTGGGCGCCGACGTCATCATGGCCTTCGACGAGTGCCCGCCCTCCACCGAGGACCGCCCCTACCTGGAGGCCTCCCTGGCGCGCACCACCCGCTGGCTGCACCGCTGCGTGAAGGCGTGGAGCCGCGAGCGCTCCTCCCTCTTCGGCATCGTCCAGGGCGGCCTCCACGAGGACCTCCGCAAGCGCCACGCCGAGGAGGTGTGCGCGGTGGACCTGCCCGGCTACGCGCTGGGGGGCTACTCGGTGGGCGAGGCCCCCGAGGCCATGCATGCCGGCGTCGCCTTCTCCGCGCCCCTGCTCCCCCGCGACAAGCCCCGCTACCTCATGGGCGTGGGCACCCCCGTGGACCTCGTCACCTGCGTGGAGCACGGCGTCGACATGTTCGACTGCGTGCTGCCCACCCGCTGCGCACGCAACGGCCTGCTCTTCACCTCGGAGGGCAAGCTCGTCATCCGCAACGCGGCCTACGCCCGGGATCCTCGCCCGGTGGACCCTGCGTGCAACTGCTACACCTGCCGCAATTTCAGCAGGGCCTACCTCCGGCACCTCTTCGCCGCGCAGGAGCTGCTGGCCATGCGGCTCAACACCATCCACAACCTCGCCTACTTCCTGGGGTTGATGGCAGAAGTCCGACGCGCGGTGTCGGAGGACCGGTTCGCCACCTTCGCCCGGGAGTTCCGGGAGCGTGCCCGGGCCCAGGAAACCGAACGGACCCGTGGCCGCTGA
- the aspS gene encoding aspartate--tRNA ligase — MAVPFISEVKRTHNCGQLTGANVGEEVVLFGWVHNRRDHGGAVFIDLRDREGLTQVVFEPDAAEAHTLAGSLRLEFCVGVRGKVVSRGKNVNPKMKTGEIEVKATDLTIFNRSEPTPFPIEDNIDTSEEKRLAHRYLDLRRAPLQKSLMTRSKMNALTRSYMVGNGFLELETPFMGKYTPGGARNFLVPSRMNAGKFYALAESPQLYKQLFMVAGFDRYFQIVKCFRDEDLRVDRQPEFTQIDVEMSFVNQDDIFTIIEGLLKKLWGEVLGIDIPTPFMRMDFYESMAKYGNDKPDLRFGLEHTVLTDLIREHGEGGGVPMMFEAVQNKGIVKAMVIPADKAMSRAESDKLEEFAKQAGAKGLARAKVGEGGEWTQSPLSKTISPALRQAINGAVGAKTGDLIVFQFGKEALVHTVMANLRVHIAKKLGLIPEYGSGGNWKFLWVVNPPLFEFDEDTNTWAAAHHAFTRPHDADVDFLLSDPGRVKCHRYDVVLNGFEIGGGSIRLHDPKIQAQVFKALGISDEEAQTKFGFLLDALKFGAPPHGGIALGMDRLAFLLTNAESLRDVIPFPKTKTGTDQMTGAPGDVDDKQLKELHVRPVPPPQK, encoded by the coding sequence ATGGCGGTCCCGTTCATCTCCGAGGTCAAGCGTACCCACAATTGCGGCCAGCTCACCGGCGCCAATGTCGGCGAGGAGGTCGTCCTCTTCGGCTGGGTGCACAACCGCCGAGACCACGGCGGCGCGGTCTTCATCGACCTGCGAGACCGGGAGGGGCTCACCCAGGTGGTGTTCGAGCCGGATGCCGCGGAGGCGCACACGCTGGCGGGCAGCCTGCGGCTGGAGTTCTGCGTCGGCGTGCGTGGCAAGGTGGTGTCGCGCGGCAAGAATGTGAATCCGAAGATGAAGACGGGTGAAATCGAGGTCAAGGCGACCGACCTGACCATCTTCAACCGCTCGGAGCCGACGCCGTTCCCCATCGAGGACAACATCGACACCTCGGAGGAGAAGCGGCTGGCGCACCGCTACCTGGACCTGCGCCGGGCGCCGCTGCAGAAGTCGCTGATGACGCGCTCGAAGATGAACGCGCTGACGCGCTCGTACATGGTGGGCAACGGCTTCCTGGAGCTGGAGACGCCGTTCATGGGCAAGTACACGCCCGGCGGCGCGCGCAACTTCCTGGTCCCCAGCCGGATGAACGCGGGCAAGTTCTACGCGCTCGCGGAGAGCCCGCAGCTCTACAAGCAGCTCTTCATGGTGGCCGGCTTCGACCGGTACTTCCAGATCGTCAAGTGCTTCCGTGACGAGGACCTGCGCGTGGACCGGCAGCCCGAGTTCACGCAGATCGACGTGGAGATGAGCTTCGTCAACCAGGACGACATCTTCACCATCATCGAGGGCCTGCTGAAGAAGCTGTGGGGCGAGGTGCTCGGCATCGACATCCCCACGCCCTTCATGCGGATGGACTTCTACGAGTCCATGGCCAAGTACGGCAACGACAAGCCGGACCTGCGCTTCGGACTGGAGCACACGGTGCTCACGGACCTGATTCGCGAGCACGGCGAGGGCGGCGGCGTGCCCATGATGTTCGAGGCGGTGCAGAACAAGGGCATCGTCAAGGCGATGGTCATCCCCGCGGACAAGGCGATGAGCCGCGCGGAGAGCGACAAGCTGGAGGAGTTCGCCAAGCAGGCCGGCGCCAAGGGCCTGGCTCGCGCGAAGGTGGGCGAGGGCGGCGAGTGGACGCAGTCTCCACTGTCGAAGACCATCAGCCCGGCGCTGCGGCAGGCCATCAACGGGGCGGTGGGCGCGAAGACGGGCGACCTCATCGTGTTCCAGTTCGGCAAGGAGGCGCTGGTCCACACGGTGATGGCGAACCTGCGTGTGCACATCGCCAAGAAGCTCGGGCTGATTCCGGAGTACGGCAGCGGCGGCAACTGGAAGTTCCTGTGGGTGGTGAACCCGCCGCTGTTCGAGTTCGACGAGGACACGAACACCTGGGCGGCGGCGCACCACGCCTTCACGCGGCCGCACGACGCGGACGTGGACTTCCTGCTGTCGGACCCGGGCCGGGTGAAGTGTCACCGCTACGACGTGGTGCTCAACGGCTTCGAGATTGGCGGCGGCTCCATCCGCCTCCATGACCCGAAGATCCAGGCGCAGGTGTTCAAGGCGCTGGGCATCAGCGACGAGGAGGCCCAGACGAAGTTCGGCTTCCTGCTGGACGCGCTCAAGTTCGGCGCGCCGCCGCACGGTGGCATCGCGCTGGGCATGGACCGGCTCGCCTTCCTGCTGACCAACGCCGAGTCCCTGCGCGACGTGATTCCGTTCCCCAAGACGAAGACGGGCACGGACCAGATGACGGGCGCCCCGGGCGACGTGGACGACAAGCAGCTCAAGGAGCTGCACGTGCGGCCCGTGCCGCCGCCGCAGAAGTAG
- the recJ gene encoding single-stranded-DNA-specific exonuclease RecJ, protein MRWLLPDVVDEEVASLAGELSLHPLAAKVLLHRGYRTPEAASAFLSDKLADLPDPFRMKGMPAAVERLTRALRTREKVTLYGDYDVDGVCSTSLLYLFLKELGAPPATYIPHRLDEGYGLNLAAVERIAADGTRVLVTLDCGITSVAEITRAKELGLDVVVVDHHTVPPTLPPAVAVLNPHQPGCEYPTKALCAAGVAFNFCMGLRKRLRDDGFFATRKEPNLRSMMDLVALATVADVVPLTGANRILVSHGLLELGAGRRPGVRALKEVAGMDPDASVTAGQVGFRLGPRINAAGRLHDASLGLQLLCSESPETARSLAQVLDRANAERQGIESSILTQALAQAEERKDARGFVLYDEGWHPGVIGIVASRVVERYYRPTVMVGVKDGVGKGSARSIEAFHLYDALSGCSELLSKFGGHKHAAGLTVDADRLPAFREAFEKIALQRLSPEDLIPRCKVDAVVHPHELDASAVESLQRLGPFGQGNPEPVLVLRRQVARPRVLQSKSGSGNGHLKLALADAPELDAIGFGMADRVTLVEGPVDLAFQAGFDTFRGQRKLSLRLKDLRRAA, encoded by the coding sequence GTGCGGTGGTTGCTTCCAGACGTGGTCGACGAGGAGGTGGCGTCCCTGGCCGGGGAGCTGTCGCTCCATCCGCTCGCGGCGAAGGTGCTGCTGCACCGTGGCTACCGCACCCCGGAGGCGGCCTCCGCGTTCCTGTCCGACAAGCTGGCGGACCTGCCGGACCCGTTCCGGATGAAGGGGATGCCCGCCGCGGTGGAGCGGCTGACGCGCGCGCTGCGCACGCGGGAGAAGGTCACCCTCTACGGGGACTACGACGTGGATGGGGTGTGCTCCACCTCGCTGCTCTACCTGTTCCTCAAGGAACTGGGCGCGCCTCCCGCCACGTACATTCCCCACCGCCTGGACGAGGGCTACGGCCTCAACCTGGCCGCGGTGGAGCGCATCGCCGCGGACGGCACGCGGGTGCTGGTGACGCTGGACTGCGGCATCACCTCCGTGGCGGAAATCACCCGCGCGAAGGAGCTGGGCCTGGACGTGGTGGTGGTGGACCACCACACGGTGCCGCCCACGCTGCCTCCGGCGGTGGCGGTGCTCAACCCGCACCAGCCCGGCTGTGAGTACCCCACCAAGGCGCTGTGCGCCGCGGGCGTGGCCTTCAACTTCTGCATGGGCCTGCGCAAGCGGCTGCGCGACGACGGCTTCTTCGCCACCCGCAAGGAGCCCAACCTCCGGTCGATGATGGACCTGGTCGCGCTGGCCACCGTGGCGGACGTGGTGCCCCTCACCGGCGCCAACCGCATCCTGGTGTCCCATGGCCTCCTGGAGCTGGGCGCCGGCCGCCGGCCGGGCGTGAGGGCCCTCAAGGAGGTGGCGGGCATGGACCCCGACGCCTCCGTCACCGCGGGCCAGGTGGGCTTCCGCCTCGGGCCCCGCATCAACGCCGCGGGCCGCCTGCATGACGCGTCGCTGGGCCTCCAGCTGCTCTGCTCGGAGTCGCCGGAGACGGCGCGCTCGCTGGCGCAGGTGCTGGACCGGGCCAACGCGGAGCGCCAGGGAATCGAGAGCAGCATCCTCACGCAGGCGCTGGCCCAGGCCGAGGAGCGCAAGGACGCGCGCGGCTTCGTCCTCTACGACGAGGGCTGGCACCCGGGCGTCATCGGCATCGTCGCCTCGCGCGTGGTGGAGCGCTACTACCGGCCCACCGTCATGGTGGGCGTGAAGGACGGGGTGGGGAAGGGCTCCGCGCGCAGCATCGAGGCCTTCCACCTCTACGACGCGCTCAGCGGCTGCTCGGAGCTGCTGTCGAAGTTCGGCGGCCACAAGCACGCCGCCGGCCTCACCGTGGACGCGGACCGGCTGCCCGCCTTCCGGGAGGCCTTCGAGAAGATTGCCCTCCAGCGCCTCTCGCCCGAGGACCTCATCCCCCGCTGCAAGGTGGACGCGGTGGTGCACCCGCACGAGCTGGACGCCAGCGCGGTGGAGTCGCTCCAGCGCCTGGGGCCCTTCGGCCAGGGCAACCCGGAGCCGGTGCTGGTGCTGCGCCGTCAGGTGGCCCGCCCCCGCGTGCTGCAGTCCAAGTCGGGCAGCGGCAACGGCCACCTCAAGCTGGCGCTCGCGGACGCGCCGGAGCTGGATGCCATCGGCTTCGGCATGGCGGACCGGGTGACGCTCGTCGAGGGCCCGGTGGACCTGGCCTTCCAGGCCGGCTTCGACACCTTCCGGGGCCAGCGCAAGCTGTCGCTGCGCCTCAAGGACCTGCGCAGGGCTGCATGA
- the yajC gene encoding preprotein translocase subunit YajC → MAESFLILAQAGGSGNPLGTLGFLVVLVGIMYFVMIRPQQKQLKEHRALLGALKKGDEVVTTGGLLGKIHQVDERTVTLEVASGVRLRVLKTAISAKGTVVEGAPAAAAEAKKEDKS, encoded by the coding sequence GTGGCTGAGAGCTTTCTGATTCTGGCGCAGGCCGGCGGTAGCGGTAACCCGCTGGGCACCCTGGGTTTCCTGGTCGTGCTCGTGGGCATCATGTACTTCGTGATGATTCGCCCGCAGCAGAAGCAACTGAAGGAGCACCGGGCGCTGCTCGGTGCGCTGAAGAAGGGTGATGAGGTCGTCACCACGGGTGGACTCCTCGGGAAGATCCACCAGGTGGATGAGCGCACGGTGACGCTGGAAGTGGCCAGCGGCGTGCGCCTCCGCGTGCTCAAGACCGCCATCAGCGCCAAGGGCACTGTGGTGGAAGGCGCCCCTGCGGCGGCCGCCGAAGCGAAGAAGGAGGACAAGTCATGA
- the secD gene encoding protein translocase subunit SecD, translating to MNRGWWWKFGLIVAVTLGTIWFLIPTYYSLVRMDRDKRNDLAAIEAAMPPGSPPAKYRLNLGLDLQGGIHMVMRVDTKTALQKRTERRAQQITGYINDKKLGEVTADTDPEQLRLSLTAKDPATMDAIEKEVVATFTDFKRVGREGGTLVLELDEGQANFFREDAVNQAMLVIRRRIDKWGVAEVDVRKLGTDSIQISLPGRSNPEQAKELVGTTAQLEFRMVDDSNPQFFAQMLQTTPPPQGSNITLTEEGGFPQLESPSREALLAYAKDKTPANREVLTECIANPVKKNECASYRSYLVETNVPLTGESLSGADASLSQLNEPEVNLSFDPAGAREFEKLTEAGVGRRMAIVLDDSVHTAPNINEKIGGGRARITMGRMGARSFEEWLGEAQTLALVLKAGALPAPVTVGEIRQVGASLGDELIKKGSLAAIVGLGLVLLFMAVYYKRSGMIANLALVLNGLLILAGLAFFNATLTLPGIAGFVLTLGVAVDANVLINERIREELGHGKTARAAVDQGYDRAFWTIFDSHVTALIAAFILFFTGTGPIRGFATTLIVGLLASLFTSIVVTRTIMTYFVHGRNAQTVSV from the coding sequence ATGAACCGCGGCTGGTGGTGGAAGTTCGGACTCATTGTCGCGGTGACGCTGGGGACCATCTGGTTCCTCATCCCGACCTACTATTCGCTGGTGCGGATGGACCGGGACAAGCGCAACGACCTGGCCGCCATCGAAGCGGCGATGCCCCCGGGGTCGCCCCCCGCGAAGTACCGCCTCAACCTGGGGCTGGACCTGCAGGGCGGCATCCACATGGTGATGCGCGTCGACACCAAGACGGCCCTCCAGAAGCGCACCGAGCGCCGCGCGCAGCAGATCACCGGCTACATCAACGACAAGAAGCTGGGTGAGGTCACCGCCGACACGGACCCGGAGCAGCTCCGGCTCTCGCTGACGGCCAAGGACCCGGCGACGATGGACGCCATCGAGAAGGAGGTCGTCGCCACCTTCACGGACTTCAAGCGCGTGGGCCGCGAGGGCGGCACGCTGGTGCTCGAGCTGGACGAGGGCCAGGCGAACTTCTTCCGCGAGGACGCGGTCAACCAGGCGATGCTCGTCATCCGCCGCCGCATCGACAAGTGGGGCGTGGCGGAAGTGGACGTGCGCAAGCTGGGCACCGACTCCATCCAGATTTCGCTGCCGGGCCGCAGCAACCCGGAGCAGGCCAAGGAACTGGTGGGCACCACCGCGCAGCTCGAGTTCCGGATGGTGGACGACAGCAACCCGCAGTTCTTCGCGCAGATGCTGCAGACGACGCCGCCGCCGCAGGGCAGCAACATCACCCTGACGGAGGAGGGCGGCTTCCCGCAGCTGGAGTCCCCGTCGCGCGAGGCGCTGCTGGCCTACGCCAAGGACAAGACGCCCGCCAACCGCGAGGTGCTCACCGAGTGCATCGCCAACCCGGTGAAGAAGAACGAGTGCGCGTCCTACCGCAGCTACCTGGTGGAGACGAACGTGCCGCTGACCGGCGAGAGCCTGTCCGGCGCGGACGCGTCCCTCAGCCAGCTCAACGAGCCCGAGGTGAACCTGTCGTTCGACCCGGCGGGCGCGCGCGAGTTCGAGAAGCTGACCGAGGCGGGCGTGGGCCGCCGGATGGCCATCGTCCTGGACGACAGCGTCCACACGGCGCCGAACATCAACGAGAAGATTGGCGGCGGCCGGGCCCGCATCACCATGGGCCGCATGGGCGCGCGGTCGTTCGAGGAGTGGCTGGGCGAGGCGCAGACGCTGGCGCTGGTGCTGAAGGCGGGCGCGCTGCCGGCGCCGGTGACGGTGGGTGAGATTCGTCAGGTGGGCGCCAGCCTGGGTGACGAGCTCATCAAGAAGGGCAGCCTGGCGGCCATCGTCGGCCTGGGGCTCGTCCTGCTCTTCATGGCCGTCTACTACAAGCGCTCGGGCATGATCGCGAACCTCGCGCTGGTGCTCAACGGCCTGCTCATCCTGGCGGGGCTGGCGTTCTTCAACGCCACGCTGACGCTGCCGGGCATCGCCGGCTTCGTGCTGACGCTGGGTGTGGCGGTGGACGCCAACGTGCTCATCAACGAGCGCATCCGCGAGGAGCTCGGCCACGGCAAGACGGCGCGGGCGGCGGTGGACCAGGGCTATGACCGCGCGTTCTGGACCATCTTCGACTCGCACGTGACGGCGCTCATCGCCGCGTTCATCCTGTTCTTCACGGGCACCGGGCCGATTCGTGGCTTCGCCACCACGCTCATCGTGGGCCTGCTGGCCTCGCTCTTCACGTCCATCGTGGTGACGCGCACCATCATGACGTACTTCGTCCACGGTCGTAACGCGCAGACGGTGTCGGTCTAA
- the queA gene encoding tRNA preQ1(34) S-adenosylmethionine ribosyltransferase-isomerase QueA: MSSRLSDYDFALPDAQIAQAPLAARDASRLMTVSRATGARAHRRFTELPELLMPGDLLVLNDARVIPARLLGQKAGTGGRVELLVVRPAASTTLTSAALGGAPESLDWICLGQASKGLKPAQRLTFAGGLEAEVLEALGGGEYRVRFSAPSGASLASLLEAAGRLPLPPYITREPDAADAERYQTVYARASGAVAAPTAGLHFTEALFSALEARGVRRAHVTLDVGPGTFLPVREDDLDKHHMHPERYTVPEATAREVNAARAEGRRVVAVGTTVARTLESATDPRTGRLREGPGETTLFIRPGFTFRQVDVLLTNFHLPRSTLVVLVSALLGRERTLDVYAEAVREGYRFFSYGDAMLVSE; the protein is encoded by the coding sequence GTGTCGTCCCGCCTCTCTGACTACGACTTCGCGCTGCCCGACGCCCAGATCGCCCAGGCTCCCCTGGCCGCGCGGGATGCCTCGCGCCTGATGACCGTCAGCCGCGCCACCGGTGCTCGCGCCCACCGACGCTTCACCGAGCTGCCGGAGCTGCTGATGCCGGGCGACCTGCTCGTCCTCAATGATGCCCGCGTCATCCCCGCGCGCCTGCTCGGCCAGAAGGCGGGCACCGGGGGGCGGGTGGAGCTGCTGGTGGTGCGGCCCGCCGCGTCCACCACGCTCACCTCGGCCGCGCTCGGCGGTGCCCCCGAGTCCCTCGACTGGATCTGCCTGGGCCAGGCCTCCAAGGGCCTCAAGCCCGCGCAGCGCCTCACCTTCGCCGGCGGCCTCGAGGCCGAGGTGCTGGAGGCGCTCGGAGGAGGGGAGTACCGCGTGCGCTTCAGCGCGCCCTCCGGGGCCTCGCTCGCCTCGCTGCTGGAGGCCGCCGGCCGCCTGCCGCTGCCGCCCTACATCACCCGCGAGCCCGACGCCGCCGACGCCGAGCGCTACCAGACCGTCTACGCGCGCGCCTCCGGGGCGGTGGCCGCGCCCACCGCGGGCCTGCACTTCACGGAGGCCCTCTTCTCGGCGCTGGAGGCGCGCGGCGTGCGGCGCGCGCACGTGACGCTGGACGTGGGGCCGGGCACCTTCCTGCCGGTGCGCGAGGACGACCTCGACAAGCACCACATGCACCCGGAGCGCTACACCGTGCCCGAGGCCACCGCGCGCGAGGTGAACGCGGCCCGCGCGGAGGGCCGCCGCGTGGTGGCGGTGGGCACCACGGTGGCGCGCACCCTCGAGTCCGCCACGGACCCACGGACGGGCCGGCTGCGCGAGGGGCCCGGGGAGACCACCCTCTTCATCCGCCCCGGCTTCACCTTCCGCCAGGTGGACGTGCTGCTGACCAACTTCCACCTCCCGCGCTCCACGCTGGTGGTGCTGGTGAGCGCACTGCTGGGCCGCGAGCGCACGCTGGACGTCTACGCGGAGGCGGTCCGCGAGGGCTACCGGTTCTTCAGTTACGGCGACGCCATGCTGGTGTCGGAGTGA
- a CDS encoding SpoIID/LytB domain-containing protein, translated as MLRPVALVLLLLAPLRALAVETLRIAIEDAGGDVKVSGRGLAFGPDTEDAAFTPIPSGQAAIRRRGGKLEVNGAPVVGDSVRFRAGVQATDDSGVPGEEPLKAGGAQVRGDVVVRPHRDGLQLINVIPLEDYLAAVLGSEMPVSFPPEALKAQAIAARTYALQKKLEAYSNPFHLGSSVLHQVYGGVNREDPRTRAAVEATRGQVLTYELAPIEAYFHASCGGRTESGHDALQRDLPYLQPVDCPCGRLPASRWKASLSDAEVKSALRHSAQGLRVAGRTPTRRVTRVTLGDGASMGGVELRRRLGYTRLKSLDFDVDRTDRGYVFSGRGYGHGAGLCQWGAKALADKGRTHGEILSHYYPGAELQQLY; from the coding sequence ATGTTGCGACCTGTTGCGCTCGTCCTGCTGCTGCTCGCCCCCCTGCGCGCGCTCGCCGTGGAGACCCTGCGCATCGCCATCGAGGACGCTGGCGGTGACGTGAAGGTGAGCGGCCGCGGGCTCGCGTTCGGTCCCGACACCGAAGACGCGGCCTTCACCCCCATTCCCTCCGGTCAGGCCGCCATCCGGCGCCGGGGCGGAAAGCTGGAGGTCAATGGCGCGCCCGTGGTCGGCGACTCCGTGCGCTTCCGCGCCGGTGTCCAGGCCACCGACGACTCCGGCGTCCCGGGCGAGGAGCCCCTCAAGGCCGGCGGCGCCCAGGTGCGCGGCGACGTGGTGGTGCGCCCCCACCGCGATGGACTCCAGCTCATCAACGTCATCCCCCTGGAGGACTACCTCGCCGCGGTGCTCGGCAGCGAGATGCCCGTGTCCTTCCCGCCCGAGGCCCTCAAGGCCCAGGCCATTGCCGCCCGCACCTATGCCCTCCAGAAGAAGCTGGAGGCGTACAGCAACCCGTTCCATCTGGGCAGCAGCGTGCTCCACCAGGTGTACGGCGGCGTCAACCGCGAGGACCCCCGCACCCGCGCCGCCGTGGAGGCCACGCGCGGCCAGGTCCTCACCTACGAGCTCGCGCCCATCGAGGCCTACTTCCATGCCTCGTGCGGCGGCCGCACGGAGTCCGGCCATGACGCCCTCCAGCGGGACCTGCCGTACCTCCAGCCCGTCGACTGCCCCTGCGGCAGGCTCCCCGCGAGCCGCTGGAAGGCCTCCCTGTCCGACGCCGAGGTGAAGTCCGCCCTCCGCCACTCCGCTCAGGGCCTGCGCGTGGCCGGCCGCACGCCCACCCGCCGCGTCACCCGCGTCACGCTCGGGGACGGCGCCTCGATGGGCGGGGTGGAGCTGCGGCGCCGGCTCGGCTACACGCGCCTCAAGAGCCTGGACTTCGACGTGGATCGCACCGACCGCGGTTATGTGTTCTCCGGACGCGGCTATGGCCACGGGGCCGGGCTCTGCCAGTGGGGCGCCAAGGCCCTCGCCGACAAGGGCCGGACCCATGGGGAGATCCTCTCCCACTACTACCCCGGGGCCGAGCTGCAGCAGCTCTACTGA
- a CDS encoding YHS domain-containing protein, protein MKGVQQGQGRHLDPVCGKELDTPEGQPTAEYKKRRYFFCSERCRHTFERQAERFRFNELARVGALMTPGRVRWGIA, encoded by the coding sequence ATGAAGGGCGTGCAGCAGGGACAGGGGCGGCACTTGGATCCCGTGTGTGGGAAGGAATTGGACACACCGGAGGGACAGCCCACCGCGGAGTACAAGAAGCGCCGGTACTTCTTCTGCTCGGAGCGGTGCCGTCACACCTTCGAGCGGCAGGCGGAGCGCTTCCGCTTCAACGAGCTGGCCCGCGTCGGCGCGCTGATGACGCCGGGCCGGGTGCGCTGGGGGATTGCGTAG
- the secF gene encoding protein translocase subunit SecF → MQILKNKTNIDFIGKRKPAVFLSTVINLLIIIGIAAFGFNLGVDFAGGTVVEVKFNHDITAEQVRERAQKGGLQDVSVQNIGGASENAFLIRMGGVTQLNEENAAKAKAAIEGLGSVRSVNSDLANGIINLRANTALAPDAIKKAVVGSGTGVQEVRELGESQSGGFDYQVVASGMADKVNEALNQGQAQPDFEQRRVDYVGPQVGKQLRNRGIMALLYSMVAILIYVAFRFDFKFGPGALLAMVHDVIMVAGYYLVTRREFNLTAIAALLTVVGYSVNDTIVIYDRIREDMAKFKGKPFAEVINIAVNDTLGRTILTSTTTALSLIGLLIFGVGEIFDFAAAMLVGIVVGVYSTIYIASPLTIWLDERAAAKAARAGGGIDNQQPKVA, encoded by the coding sequence ATGCAGATTCTCAAGAACAAGACGAACATCGACTTCATCGGCAAGCGCAAGCCGGCCGTGTTCCTGTCCACCGTCATCAACCTGCTCATCATCATCGGCATCGCCGCGTTCGGGTTCAACCTGGGCGTGGACTTCGCCGGCGGCACGGTGGTCGAGGTGAAGTTCAACCACGACATCACCGCGGAGCAGGTCCGCGAGCGCGCCCAGAAGGGCGGGCTCCAGGACGTCAGTGTGCAGAACATCGGCGGCGCGTCGGAGAACGCGTTCCTCATCCGCATGGGCGGCGTCACGCAGCTCAACGAGGAGAACGCGGCCAAGGCGAAGGCGGCCATCGAGGGGCTGGGCAGTGTGCGCAGCGTCAACTCGGACCTGGCCAACGGCATCATCAACCTGCGCGCCAACACCGCGCTGGCGCCCGACGCCATCAAGAAGGCGGTGGTGGGCAGCGGCACCGGCGTGCAGGAGGTCCGCGAGCTGGGGGAGTCCCAGAGCGGCGGCTTCGACTACCAGGTCGTCGCCAGCGGCATGGCGGACAAGGTGAACGAGGCGCTCAACCAGGGCCAGGCGCAGCCGGACTTCGAGCAGCGCCGCGTGGACTACGTGGGCCCCCAGGTGGGCAAGCAGCTGCGCAACCGCGGCATCATGGCCCTGCTGTACTCCATGGTCGCCATCCTCATCTACGTGGCGTTCCGCTTCGACTTCAAGTTCGGCCCGGGCGCGCTGCTGGCCATGGTCCACGACGTCATCATGGTCGCCGGCTACTACCTGGTGACGCGGCGCGAGTTCAACCTGACGGCCATCGCCGCGCTGCTGACCGTCGTCGGCTACTCGGTGAACGACACCATCGTCATCTACGACCGCATCCGTGAGGACATGGCCAAGTTCAAGGGCAAGCCCTTCGCGGAGGTCATCAACATCGCGGTCAACGACACGCTGGGCCGCACCATCCTCACCTCCACCACGACGGCGCTGTCGCTCATCGGCCTGCTCATCTTCGGTGTGGGGGAAATCTTCGACTTCGCCGCCGCCATGCTGGTGGGCATCGTCGTCGGTGTGTACTCGACCATCTACATCGCCAGCCCGCTGACCATCTGGCTGGACGAGCGCGCCGCGGCGAAGGCGGCCCGCGCGGGTGGCGGTATCGACAACCAGCAGCCCAAGGTGGCGTGA